The DNA region TATAATAGCTGTTAAATAATTATTCTTCTTTTGCAATTTTGCGAATAAGCCAGTTGCCGGTATCGCCGATGTAGAATATTTTCTTATCCTCATCGTAGGTAATTGCCTGTGGATTGTTGAAACGTGCTTCGGTGCGCAAATCACCGTCGGCATAACCACTGGCGCCGTTATTGCCTCGACCGGCAAAAGTGCTCACCCGGCCCTGGGGCGTTAGTGTGCGTATGGCGTGGTTGGCCTTATCGCAGAAATAGAAATCGTATTGGTCGCCTCCCGCGGTTTCGTAATCGGGGTTTTTAACAAATACGCCTTGAACCGGATTGTTTAAACGGGCATTGGTGCCAATTCCATCTGAATAGCCCGAGGTACCTGCTGCACCACAAATGGTATAAGGTGTTTTAAATGTTTTCTTTTCGCGATCGTAATCGGTACGCATAATAAAATGCTTGTCGTATTCAACCAAATAAGCGTAATCGCCAGAGGGATGCACAACCATGTAAACGGCCACGGCGCTATACGGATTGGAGAACACCAACTTGTCTTCTTTGGTAGCAAAATCGTACCTGCGGATATCGCCAGCCCTGAACCTCGAATAGTACAACTCTCCATTTTGGGGATGAATAATTGTTCCGTTTACACCGCGGGCATAAACTTGTATGGGTTCGTTTTGAACGAAATTTGATGAGCGGTTAAATATATAATTGCCGTATTTGGTATCGCTTGAATGGTTATCTGAAGCTATCATATCCTGATTGCCATCAATTCTCCA from Pedobacter endophyticus includes:
- a CDS encoding IPT/TIG domain-containing protein — translated: MKVKNNVKTKRWQIHWMLLGLLALTLTNCKQDELKAEPGYDPNKEVLIADFYPKEGSVGNNLVIYGDNFGNDISKIKVMIGGKEAKVISVKNNALYCIIPEKAYAGDIKITIIGGNSQELANAVSKEAFSYNRKLLVSTFLGKYYEVASNFEEKEGPFNDCGAFKGVLWLTFDPRNHNRLYFTADANSCRLIDFEKQYVNYFRTGFARTSIINWRIDGNQDMIASDNHSSDTKYGNYIFNRSSNFVQNEPIQVYARGVNGTIIHPQNGELYYSRFRAGDIRRYDFATKEDKLVFSNPYSAVAVYMVVHPSGDYAYLVEYDKHFIMRTDYDREKKTFKTPYTICGAAGTSGYSDGIGTNARLNNPVQGVFVKNPDYETAGGDQYDFYFCDKANHAIRTLTPQGRVSTFAGRGNNGASGYADGDLRTEARFNNPQAITYDEDKKIFYIGDTGNWLIRKIAKEE